In the Silvanigrella aquatica genome, CATGGGTGGCATCAAAAATAACGGCATGTCCTTCTTTATTCATTTCAACAAGGTTACGGAAGTCGACAACGAGATTATTGTAGCCAAAGCAAGATCCTCTTTCTACGAGTATCACTTTAGGATTTCCGCATTTTTGTAAAAAATTTGCAATTTCTATCATTTCTTCAGAAGTTGCCCACTGCCCTTTTTTAATTTGCAAGACTTTTCCAGTGGATGCGGCAGCTACAAGAAGTTCTCGTTGTTTGCAAAGAAATGCAGGAATTTGAATAATATCAACATATTTGCCTGCTTCTAAGGCTTGTGCGCTGGAGTGCACGTCGGTGAGAACGGGAACGTTCAGTTCCTGTCGAATGTGCTGCAGCCATTCTAATCCGGCATGGAGTCCAGGGCCTCGTACGCTCTTTACGCTCGTCCGGTTGGCTTTATCGTAGCTGCTTTTAAAGACATAAGGAAGATTTAATTCAGCGCATTTTGCTTTTAAAAAAGACCCTACTTCAAGACCTAAAGACAACGATTCTAGCATACAAGGTCCTGCAATAATAATAGGACTTTTTCTAGAAAGAGTAATATTATTTGCTATTTTACCATCCCAATTTCCAGGGAATAAATGATTGAGAGACATTATATATTCCTTGCCATACATTGAAGAACTTGATTTTTTTGAATTTGCCCTTTTCCATAATTTTTAATAACAAAAAAAGAAGCATCAAAAACATGGGCAGTCTTAATAAAAGCTTGAATAAAATCGTGATTTAAAAGCCAATGGGGTCTGTGCGCATAAGTGCATCCTTCAGGAGAGAGAAGCTCACTTAAATGAACACCAAAGGGA is a window encoding:
- the kdsA gene encoding 3-deoxy-8-phosphooctulonate synthase, producing the protein MSLNHLFPGNWDGKIANNITLSRKSPIIIAGPCMLESLSLGLEVGSFLKAKCAELNLPYVFKSSYDKANRTSVKSVRGPGLHAGLEWLQHIRQELNVPVLTDVHSSAQALEAGKYVDIIQIPAFLCKQRELLVAAASTGKVLQIKKGQWATSEEMIEIANFLQKCGNPKVILVERGSCFGYNNLVVDFRNLVEMNKEGHAVIFDATHAVQLPGAAGGKSSGLRHMVHPLTRAALAVGVEGIFMEVHSNPEAALSDADTQLSMDLAEKILVDIANMTK